The genomic stretch ttttggctcagatttttattaattgtcCAGTGGTAAGCTTGTTAATATTCATGTAGATTATTATGGAAaggaatcaaaataaaaaaaattcaagtcatgAAGTCAAGTAGGAAGAggttaaaatgaacaaaatgactGCTTAACAGtgtatacaaatacaaaactgCCCATTTGTACCATTAGTGGTTCTGATTCTGTTGACATGACAAGATGTGTACTTCAGAGTCTATCATTATGTTTGAGCACACTAAATGTTTAATCCAGACTGACCTTATGGAGAATGACTTGGCCTTCCTGTGGGTTGCCTGGAGTCCGAAACTTCTCTTGAGTCTCATTGGAGATCTCATCATTACCAGGAGCCAAATCTGTAAACAAACAGGAAGAGGGCACATGGTATTACAAACTGACAGCTCTTTAAAAGAGGGAACAACGTTCAGTACAAAGTTACAGGCACACGTACCCAAGATCCCCATGTCATATTTGCCTTCCTTCTTGTCCTTTTCAATCAGGTAGTCAAAATTGTCACTGAAGTACTGAAAGAGAGAGTTCTGCTTGAGAACTTCCAGACCCAAAATACGATTGAGGAACTTAGTGATGGTGCAGTCTGTCGAAAAACAGAGGAGAAAACAagagaataatataatatatatgtatatatgagtgtatgtatattaaatataatggGTGGGGAACTCACCTTTCTCAGGGCTGATAAAGCgagtctccttacagaaaatgcCGACATCCATCATGCCTTGCTTCATGTCTAAGAGTACAAAAAATGAGTGCAAATCGATACCATACATGGATAATAAGTAAAGGACTGAAATCTTCACCCACATTTTGCTTTTCAACATATATAAGatacattaacactacaaaAAAATTCCAAAGTTTTACCTCTGAAGAACACAGCATCACCACCTGGATAGCCCTTGGGAGGGGGCACCTTACTCTCAAGGTGACCTAGAATTGCTTTGGTGATCTTCTCTAAAGCCCTGCTACCATACtggaaaggaaaacaaacactCGTTGCATAATCGAGAACTGGTTTAGATTAACATCTGCAAATATGTTCAAGATAAGAGGATGACTCACTTTATTTTCAAAGTTGTACTTGCTCAGGTCTCTAGACTCTGTTGCTCTTCGGTCACCGTGTGTCAGAGCACCCTGTGAGAGGATACAGATATTACAGCTCCGATAATTAAAAACACTACATGTGATGTTAAATTTAGCTTACATGCTCGGCAAAATAAAAGATATTATAATATTCCACCATGTCAGCTGCTGTCAGCTCCATTGAAGTTTAGAGCTAAAATACTGCTGCCACAACGAGTTTAATAATCTACTTAAAAGTCGAAACAGCATCAAAAGTCTGAATGCAGCAAAGGGAGAAACTCTAATCAGCAAATATTAGCAAGGGGACAAAATGAGATTATATGGATTTGTTTAGCATAAAACTGTACTAGATAACACTACATCAGATTCACTTTCAGTTAGACTGAAAGTGAGTAGGATGTCACAAATCCTGAACATCGCGTCTTATATCAGTTTTGACTTCCAAAATGACTAATATGACCTAATTGCAATTGGTAGACCCCTTTGAAGTAAGAAATGAGATTATTTCCTCTACGTAGTAAGAAAAAACATAATACACAATggaaatacattattataaaaatataatatattacagaAAATGCCACATTCGGATAATATGTTCAGTTCAAATGATTTTGTACTGATACAGTCTGAAACTATCTCTAGGGAGACCAGTGGACATAAACCATGTCAGTAAAatggtatttttttgttttatatttgataggatgtgaaagaaaatgaaagcaaTTAGACTTTAAGCTGTGTGGCTCAGATGGGCATTTGAGTGTATTTGTGACCTACCAGGCTCTCCAGCCTCTTAGCCACAATAGAAGCAAATCGTCTTTCGCCTGCCAGTTCAGAGATGAGGAAAATATACTCTGGTGGTGTGACTTGGTTGGATCGGTGAGTACGACCTGGATatgagtgataaaaaaaaaaagagtaaggTTTGTTGTTTATGGGTCTGAGGTAACAGTGTTGTGCTTTACGAGAAGCTAACTCTGAACACTCGATACAAAGCTGCACTTTGGTGGAGTTATTATCAAGTCATTACTCAAGTTCTTTGCTTCATTTATCATTAggtttatttacacaaacatgtatatttatacagcaGATTTCCattgcatactgtatgtgaaaacaAGAACTGGACCAAACAGAAGTCAAGAAaactagttttattattatttttttttagcatttgaaTGCTGCAGCACTATAGTGCATGACAAATGTTAAAATGACAAACTGCTAAATCCAACTGTTTTCACTCCTTTAGTGAAAAAATGATCTGGAACATTTTTAGTAGACATAAGGACCACTAGTGATAAGCACACAAGACTGAGGAGTTGGACATGGGGTCCTTACTCACCAAACTGCTGAATGGCCCGGTCAGCACTCCAGGGCAACTCCAGGGTCATGTGGACTCGCCTGCGTTGGTTCTGCACTCGCCTGTCTGCCTGTAAAGAGATTCCTGAACTGGCTGCCTCAGAGATTATAGCCACCAgctgagagaggaggagaggaatagagtgagggggagagaaagaaaagattcaTTTGCTCAATGTTTCAATGATGTAGTCAAAAAGGCTTTTGCTTTTGAAATGAATTATAGAGTCAACTTTTTAAACCACGCTGCACAGTTCTAACCTTCCCTCCATTCATGAAGCGATCCTTTTCTTTGATGTTGATTTGGTCGATAGTGTGACCGTGTTCAGCACGAGACTCATAGTGCACATTCCCATCCGGCCGCCGAACCACTCGGCCCTTTCTTCCTGTCAtctatacacataaataaagaggaaaagagattCGTTCaattttatgaaaaaataaaatctatatacAAGAACAAATAACTGTGATCAGCTAAAACTATCTACATAGTTTTCCCCCTTTGCCTTACCTCCGAAACCTTCTCTGGACCTCCAAATTTATCTATGAGCTCATCCAAAGTGTTCAGAGGTAGTTCTTTCCCAAGCTCAGCGATTTTATTGAGAAGGCTTTGCTTCATCTCCTCCAAACGAGCTAGtgatcaggaaaaaaaaagaggagttaaacaattatttaatttctCACAAAGAAATTACGCTTTAGTGAActgctgaatttatttttaagctttatATCAATTTTAACCTTTCGGTTTTTGTAATGAATGGAAATTTACACCATATGCAGAGCTGAATACAATAACGCCTAAATGACTGATTCTATAGGTAGGAGTATTGAATGCACCACTGGATATACACCAGAATGACTAAACACTGTACCAGCATAACAGTTGCTTTGTGTAATAAAGATGACATCGTCGTTATTGTCCTGTAGTGAATCTGGAGACGAATTGGAGTCACTGTCCACTCCATCAGACTCTGTGCTGCTGTCATCACTGATGTTAATGAGGCTTTTGGCGTCCATACCCTGTTTGGGGCACTTCGCCTGCCGGCCTTTGGGCTtacctacaccacacacaggaacagTGCAATATTTGTACATATCTAGAAAGGAGGTTTCCAGTTTGAACCAAATTAAGACCATTtcaagaaagagaaataatatGGCAGGGAAATGTGATGGAGGATGAGCTGAGGCATGAGAGAGTTGTCATGAGTTGAAATGAGGACATATGATGTTCCACACAGAGAAAGACCTACGTTTTCTCTTGCTGACTGTTCCTTTCTCTCTTCGCTGTTTCTCTGAAGGGAAATGCTTCTGTACCAGGGACTGGAACACACCCCTaagaacaaagaaacaaatccTGTTACTAAGAATCCACGCTAAGCATTCACACTGTGCTTCATATTACCGCTACAGACAGAAGTAAGCAGCATGACAGCAATAGCAAATGCAATATAATCAAAATACAAGCACCTTCATCTGTCAATTTGAATACAGTAAGTCATAATGAATTGAGAAATGCTACACTTACTCTGCAGCAGAAACAAATTTGTCGAGGTGCCCTTCGTTTTCATCTAGAACTTCTCGGGTTCGTGCTTCACCAGTCGATTGTAGTCCAATCACAACGCACtgcaagagaaaaagaaaattagcTGAATTTTAGTTTGATAGTGTCGTTCATATGCTTTGTAAAAGAACACTAACGCCTAATGGCTTCAATGGTGTGATGAAGCTCACCTTGCCAGCTTCTAGCTCCTTCTTTGCCAGCTCGACCAGACAGCGCACCTTCGAGGCAATACAGAGGTATTTGAAAAATCGCTGGTGGGAAGACCAGAACTGACCCCACAGAGACTTCCTGGACACCATACCGAGAAGATCAGCAGCTTTAGTGAAGACAGTCAAGGCTTCTGCCCACTGAGGACCACAGACAGAAAGGGTCTGTTTCATTTCTACAGCATGACCACAGTTTCTCATAAGCCAAAATCTCTCATAGTACCACAAAAAGTAagcatttaaatatgttttttttgtatagcacaGACACTAGTTCTGGTTGTAACATGATTGGTAGATGTATATAAATTTTCTtgttataatacagtatattatactttCTCTATGTGGTGAAGCTGTTTTTTAAAGAGATGTTTAGGTGAAATGAATTGAAGCAGTGGTAACATGTCAGCAATTTGTAACAGTCATTATTATGCTTTGTAAGTTTTCATATCATGGAAAAGTGTAAAAGATAGATGAGAACGAATTTTTCCACTATATTAAGTGTACtgtttataaatgaattaaactttaatatttgAGAAATATCTGGAAATCCCTGGTgtgcaaaaaaaccccaaaaaaaaaaaacaattactcttaaaccacaacaacaacaacaacagtggcTATTGTGCATTCCTTACCAGTTTGGCAGCTTTGTTGTAAACAAGTATGAAGTCATCATCCAAGCTGATTTCTTCGATGCGGAAAGACACCCCAGAGAAGCTCAGTTGCCGTGCAATGTACATCCCACTCACCTTCATGTCCATGGCAACAATTTCCATGGCACCCACACCTCTACCAAAAGGATGCAAACAGCCAATGAGAAAACCTTTTCCCACATCCACTAATTATCTAGCAAACCGTGTGCATTTTACAAACCTCTTCTCTATTGCATGGAGGAAATCGTCAAACGTCCTAAATTGTGTTCCTTCTCCCCAGATGCCCAAACGACTCATGTAGATCATGTTCTTTGGCTCAGAGGCACCTGTGGAATGGAGAACATGTTGACCTTTGTTTCATAAAGACTTCAAACATTTCCATGTCGCTGTAAAGACATCTCTTTAACCACTCACCTGTGGCACTGGCATACACAACCCTGGCCAGAGGTAGCTTGTTCTGCAGCTGCAGCACAGCTTTGCCCATTTTGGTGGAGGTGGCATTCTTGGCTTTATGGCACTCATCAAACACAATCTGTAATTATGTTGCAGTTAAGGAAATTTATTGCAATCAACTAGAGATGTATTACTCTTTAATATAGTTTTCAAATCGTCATAATTGTATAAATGTCAGATTTAGTCAGAACTCAAACAGTAAAGGATACGACTCCATCAAATTCAGGTCCACACCAATCCAGAATCTGCTTGAGTCTGGTCCGAAGCTGGCCTCCTGCCTGGCTCTCTCCAATCAGAGCAGAGTAAGTAGCAAACAGAACCCCTTCTGAGGTAGCTGTGTCTCCATACTTTATCTGACaggacacagtgatacacaaagAGATGAGGTCTTAAGTGGAAATTTATTGTTAACAAGTTACAATGTGCAAAGCCAGAATATGAAAGTTCAAAGGTCAGctatatttaatgtgtgtggACCTTTACCTTATTCAATGCATGTACTAGAATATTGGGAGCACCGATGTCCTGGAGATCTCGTTCAGAATCATATTTAAGGTCATTGGATACACTGAAcctgaaagagacagaggatTTATTAGAGATAGAAGCTGTGCAAAGGGAAAAGTGCTAGCTAAGAAGAagcaatgaaaataaatagGTCAGTGATTATAAATCCCTGTGCTGATGAAAGTAACCCTAGTTACACAGTTTAGATTAAAACACAGTTTGCTGTTAAAGACTTAATTTGATGACACTAAACTGTATGGTGCAGGAGTTCCCTAGGACCGTATTATATGTAAAACTGTTGATCAACTGCTTACCAAAGTGCTTTCCTCCTTCCCTTTATGTAGTTCTCAAGGATGATCCCGGCCACCGTGCGGCCCTTTCCAACTCCAGCTCCATCTCCTAACAGAAAACCTGCTCTCTGCTTGTTCTGTAGAATCACCTCATGTTGCTAATATGCAAAGACAGAAACCATTATTCTGGAAATTATTATGGAGTTTAAATAAGACAGAGTGCTTCGAGTGAATTCAAATGTGCCCCCAAATGAATACTGTTGAAATAATCTGTtgaatactgtactgtactatttTATAACATCCAGGAAACTACAAAGATTGCTGCTAAAGCTAAAAAAGCCTGCAAAAAACCTTTATGTCATCCATCTATCCGTTTCTAAGCAACTTCTAATATCTGAAGTTGTTGATTTGAGTAATAGAATTACTGCTATACCATGATATTTTACCACTGCTAATGCCATGCATAGCCAGCTGAAGTTGtgcagcttgtgtgtgttcgATTATGTGCTGTATGTCTAATAGGAATAGTGTAGACACATGTGTCACTGCACATACTTGGCATGCATAGAGGATGGCCTCCAGCTGCAGGGCAGACAGCATGCTACTGTCTATGATGGCCTCAGGAATGGAAAGAGTATAGCTGATGTCAGGTGGAGGGACACTGGAAAGAGTGCTGGTCTCCACTACACGGTCAGGATGAGAGTTTCCTATAGTGGCTGGAGGAAGGACAGATAAGGGGAGAAATCAagatgactttaaaaaaaaaaagacggatggacagacagacatgatgGTATAAGAAATGAGAGGTTTGGCCCTACATTTTGAAGGTTTGTAGTCAGCATAGGTGTCTACATGGCCTAGCTCTTCTGTCTCCTCTTCCTctatctcctcctcctcttctggcTGTGGCTGCAAACTCTAGAACACAGATACACATGGGCAAATCACAATTACTCAAAGAGAACTGGTACAATCACTTATCTACTGAGctaaaaatgaaagtgaaagcaAAATCCGTCAAAACACTTGAAAAAATGTACATACTGCCAGTCATACAAATAATTCAGATGATTAATTTACAAACTCAATTTCTAAAATGTACTATAAACCTAATTAATTACCATGAAATCACTATAAATTTGCTATAAACACTGTTTGATGTGTTTTAAAGGTTCAGTCAATtcaagtaaaaaataaaaatatgcacaAGCAGAAGTTAATTCTACTAATTTCTAATACAGACAAGGATGATTTCATTTActtgttatataatataatgttgtGAGATGCTACCTGAATGCTCCCCTGAGATGGTGTGCTGATTATAGCAGTGATATCCTCTAAACGGCATAAACCCTGAAACCGGCTGGAACACagctggaaaaaagaaaaacagagcaaaaacatAAGACTGAAAGTAAATTAATGGcaaaagaaaatgtgtgaaatgtgcCATGTCGACTGGTTTCACAACATCTCTCAAACACCAGCTACACTGAGCATATACAGAGTGTTTTAGTGTAGGAGTGTAACAAACAATATCGGAATTCAGAGGAAACCTGCGGTTGATTTGTTAGATGTCTTTCTGTGGGTGGGGGAGCAATTAAATGAGTCTCACCTCCTGATTCTCTGCTGGTGTATTGACATCCCATATGGTAGGCACAGTTGCCAAGCTGTCGTCTACATACTCAGACAGGGAGtcagaagaagagaagagggagTTGTTGGACAGCTCATCTATACACACAAGGTCCTATGGAGGGAGAGAGTTCCAGAGAAAGAGTAAACCATTGGATTAAGGCCACTGTATACAAAACCTTTCAATGTATCAAGGCAATTATTTTAAATCGCCATGACTTCTATTGCAGTTTAAAGATCATTTCTTCAGCCATCCAGGTCATAGAAAATTTTACAAGTAGTTATTCAAGCTGACAACATGTTGACTATCGGTTTGAATACTGTGTGGGGCTTATGCAGATTATCTCCAATTATCTCAATTTAATGCTGCGAATAACTGTTGCAATCACATAATCAGATATGTTTACACTTCTGATATCTCATTTGTAGGTATGTTCACAGATCCTTTTTTTGCATAATGGTACATACTGCTATTTTTTCTATCTGTCCTGTAGTATATTATATTGTCTGCCTGCACTGTCCTTTGTCTTGCACTGGGTTGTTCactatgcactttatgtggctaggctAACTTAGCCATAgcactgtgttgttttgtgtactgcgtcagctatatatagttgaaatgacaataaaaggcCCTTGACCTGATGTGACTTGGTTGATAGACTGACTACTCTAAATTGCCACGGGGTTCTATcccagttactgaagatgataTTATTTTGAGTGAGTAAATCGTAATATTCTTTGTATTTCACACAAGAAAGATGGTTCTTgtgacaagacaaaaaaaaaacacaagagatGGGTCTTGGACAGAAAAATCAATTCAGTTCTAGATAAAACTGTCCCTGGAGATGGAATCATTTTGTTACCATGAGAACAACTTcagctactactactacagaaACTTAACTGAATTACATCAGTGCTTGTGAAACCTAATTGCTGTTTACTGATGCTGAAGGATGACTTTTAATGATAACGTATGGTCAGAAAATCCATTGGATGTTGCTGTGAAATTTTAGCAAAAATAACCATTAGCCATAGCTTAATAAATCAGCTTTTGGAAAACATATACCTATATATTGTATCATGAACAATTTTGTGAAACAGACACAAGCTTAATCAATTCAGATTGTAATCAGACACTGGGCACCATACGACTAGTAAAATCCTCCATGTCCTACATCAGATCATGTACTTGTTTGTCTCTATAGGATAAAGAGTACAGGGCATAACCTTTAAAAATGTCAAACCCCTTCAAAATAATGCTTATATGTTTGTTCATTTGATCACAACATTCACAAAGATTCAGGCATTCAACAGATTCCAACCAATGTTCAGTCACAGcttgagatgaaaaaaaaagggagttTATTCACTGTCAGGGATGAGGAGATGATGACCGGTACAGTCTTTAATTAAAAGCTTTTTTCTAAGTGCATACAGTAAACATTGCTTCAATCTCATAGCTGCAATCAGCCGAGAGCTAAATTCACACTGACGTATTCTAAATGCCTCCATTTAATCATTCAGTTCAGAAACACAATGTTTGAGTcaaaaaaggaacagaaaaaaatactgatGAATCACTGAAGGAAACCTAAAAGAAAGACaaccattattaaaaaaaagagtcaataatttaaaatacataGAGTAAAGCATCTGCTACAAAGCTAACAGAGTCAAATCAAACTAAATAACTGGTCAAAAAATGTTGAGGTTAAATTAGCACAAAACACTTCGGTTACCAGAGATTAACTACAAATTTTGGCTCCCTCAATTAAACCCTTCATAcataaaatttacattaaaaacacattaagattctttagatatttttttaggaatcaaaattattatataaatttatataaatctaaaccgtgtaaaacatttaattgaaatagATTAATTATAATagtttctttaaaaatagaaataaaaatactacacatctaaaacatttataaacatgtttcattcatttgttaACATTCtggtgtaaaatatttttcaactatgaaatagatagatagatagatagatagatagatagatagatagatagatagatagatagatagatagatagatagatagatagatagatagatagatagatagatagatagatagatagatagatagatagatagatagatagatagatagatagatgatcaTTTCACATTAAGACTACCTTTTACCTAATTTAGGATTTTGTGTAGAAGTCCGGATAATTACTTATGAAATATAATCATATGTTAAAGTGTCCTCAGGTGATTTGGAGAGTATTATATTGGATagatgttgttgttaaaaaCTTTAAGGACTGTTCATAAGTGTGGACACTTGCATGAAAGGGTTATATTTAGACATAACATTTAAAAGATATACTCATTCTGACTCAAGATGCTTATTTTCCAAGTCAATGTGATCCAAGTCAAAGTCAAAATAATTTTCATAAGGCAAAGTAATTATAATTACGTTTATAATGCACAATGTACATGTATAATTAGGCATTTTGAATATGCTCTGTATGCTATAAGGAGACATGCAAGCTCCCTGGAAGCTGTCACTGGAACAGAAAAGCAGGAAAGTCACATGCTTGGATGGTCATGGCAGGTAAACTCTAGGAACACTTGCCTTGGAGAACATTTTAGCAGAGAAGCTGAGGAGCTTTGACAGCCACGTCTTTACTAAGTGAAAACATCACATCCTGCCCATCGTACTGAAGCCAGCTCTGACTCAAACTAGAGCAGCTTTTTTGTTCCTTCCGCAACAGAAAACACCATGAACACCCTCCTGTTTCCATGGTCAGGAAAGTTCAGTAAACCCGATTAACACGATATATACGAATATACGGATGGAGCACATCTTATATTCGGATTACAGCAGTGTTTTCAAATGCCTccttgtgtgtgcatgaaagTCAGTGTAGCACATATAAACGTGTAGTAGGATTTATGTCAGTTTTCCGATGAAGTATTATGCAAATTGtcactgtatgtatatattaaatatattaaagtatATTACCAATGTTAAAATAATGATCACTTCTATTCACTATTAATTTGTAATATGCTAATTATAagataatgatttaaaataaatatcctCCTATTCATTGTAAATTTAGTatagattttatattaaatgttagATTTTATTCTACTGATTTTattctaaatataataattttcataCCACTATTAAAGttaaaatcatttttagaatcagttctaaaaaaaaaagttaggattttcttttcttttttttgaagACACCATAGTTTTGGAGATACAATGTCATTTCAATAAAACATCTGTGTAGCTCTTTAGTCTTACTAATATCACGCCTATCATTTTAATGAATGGCGCTGTAGAAAAACTTTCACTGCAAAACTCTGCCAAGCGTGTAGAAGATACAATGATTTAATGAAGTTATAAATGGTTGAGAATCAGAACGCTTATTTGGCTTTCAGTAACGGTCTGTTCCTCTTCCAGTTCATATTCTCTGTTTCCTGCTTAAACAAGCAATTTGTGTTTCCCAGCAgtgtactcaaaaaaaaaaaaaattatgaccATATTTAGACCATGTTTTCACAATCAGAGAACTTCTCCATCCCTGACTGGTATTTAATCAGGTCCACAAACTACAAACACCACAGCACAGACGTTAGGAAAGTCAAATATTTAGCATCAGTACTAATAAACATTGTGTTTTATGCTTCAAGTTAAGATTTGCAGCATATCCTTGTATTCTAGCAGCTACAAGAACAATTCCATGCCAGGGCCCACGATAAGTGAATAAAAGACAGCTGTATTGTGTAAAATTGCCGTTTCTGGTCAAACGTGGCTTTGTTTTGTCCTTTAACCACATAAATGTGGTGTAGGTTTTCAGGAAAGCTGAGCCACTGCTTCACTTGTTTGTGCTGAACCGGCTTGCAGGGAATCCCCCAGCATTCCACATCAAACATTCTTCCATATAAAATACCTTTACTTATTTGTTACAACATATTTCTAGCCAAATGTACCACAGGACTATGAGAAAAACAACCCTGCTAACATTTGTGTTCAACCTGAAGCATATGGTTCCTTCTTTATTCTCACTTGGTGTTGGAGGTAAATGCTTTTTCAGTTTCCGGTAACGTTCAACTGCTTTAACACAAAGCTGGTACAGAAATTAATCAGTTTACAAAAAAGGTTCAGGGATGAATGGAAACAAATGATGTGGATCAGCATTTTCTGACATCAAAATCAATCGGTCAAAATCACTTAGATCACATTTTCCCACATTCAGAGAGTTGCGcagtaactgaagctcttgaccgggaatctgcatgattttatgcacggCACTGCATTGTAGACGTCAATATCGTGTGTACTGTAGATGACTTATAAAGAgaacttttttaatttactaaACGTGCACAGAAGTTGAAACAGTATGTAAATAAGGTAAATGAGTGCATGCAGGAAAATATCTCAGTCTTGTCTTCTGGAAGATTTGTGtgaacaacaaataaacaaacaaataaataactaaataaatgtgcAGACATAAGTTTATTACATTAGGTGAATCAAGCAAATGATTGAAAACCTTTACATTCATCTAAAAAAATGTCAGCTTGAGCAAATCTTATTGAATACTCCATTTGCTAATAACGAGAAGGTTTGTATGTCTTCCAGCATTAATTTTTGCACTTAATAGTGACTTCCAAACTaattaaaatatgcaaaatgaaACTATTTACATTAACCCTGCCCTTTTGCATTTTCGGGTAAATCTGACATAATACACATACATTAAATCAAATGTGCAAACGAACAAATCATGCTGCTTGGCTCATTTGAATGACCATCCTCTGTTGACTCCATTAGTAAACCAGCCTGCGCATGTATTCTCAATTGCAAATCCTCACTGCTGGTTAACATGTCATTGCTATCTAAAGTGTTTTTGTACAAACATGCCCAGAGACGTCGGCTGAGCTCTTCACAACGGGAGAAATGATGTGTCTGCTCACAACAAAAtgtcaattaatttttttttaaaaacttaaataaaatatgaattaaaccAAACCCACTATAATGCAGTCAGGAAAAACACATATTGGCTAATGAATTAAAATCATTTGCCtgcataaataaacag from Tachysurus fulvidraco isolate hzauxx_2018 chromosome 2, HZAU_PFXX_2.0, whole genome shotgun sequence encodes the following:
- the si:ch73-63e15.2 gene encoding protein strawberry notch homolog 2 isoform X4, yielding MPFFSASSAMEGQNCSHTEGTQLDTGMLGLASSAMETPLCTPWSFSQTPFNLCWPAQSGSQQHSSSITPEMHMDISHSAFPDLGDMLNFPCNEDFFQDLVCIDELSNNSLFSSSDSLSEYVDDSLATVPTIWDVNTPAENQELCSSRFQGLCRLEDITAIISTPSQGSIQSLQPQPEEEEEIEEEETEELGHVDTYADYKPSKSTIGNSHPDRVVETSTLSSVPPPDISYTLSIPEAIIDSSMLSALQLEAILYACQQHEVILQNKQRAGFLLGDGAGVGKGRTVAGIILENYIKGRRKALWFSVSNDLKYDSERDLQDIGAPNILVHALNKIKYGDTATSEGVLFATYSALIGESQAGGQLRTRLKQILDWCGPEFDGVIVFDECHKAKNATSTKMGKAVLQLQNKLPLARVVYASATGASEPKNMIYMSRLGIWGEGTQFRTFDDFLHAIEKRGVGAMEIVAMDMKVSGMYIARQLSFSGVSFRIEEISLDDDFILVYNKAAKLWAEALTVFTKAADLLGMVSRKSLWGQFWSSHQRFFKYLCIASKVRCLVELAKKELEAGKCVVIGLQSTGEARTREVLDENEGHLDKFVSAAEGVFQSLVQKHFPSEKQRREKGTVSKRKRKPKGRQAKCPKQGMDAKSLINISDDSSTESDGVDSDSNSSPDSLQDNNDDVIFITQSNCYAARLEEMKQSLLNKIAELGKELPLNTLDELIDKFGGPEKVSEMTGRKGRVVRRPDGNVHYESRAEHGHTIDQINIKEKDRFMNGGKLVAIISEAASSGISLQADRRVQNQRRRVHMTLELPWSADRAIQQFGRTHRSNQVTPPEYIFLISELAGERRFASIVAKRLESLGALTHGDRRATESRDLSKYNFENKYGSRALEKITKAILGHLESKVPPPKGYPGGDAVFFRDMKQGMMDVGIFCKETRFISPEKDCTITKFLNRILGLEVLKQNSLFQYFSDNFDYLIEKDKKEGKYDMGILDLAPGNDEISNETQEKFRTPGNPQEGQVILHKISVDRGMPWEEALKKSHTFSNPDEGFYMSHKLRGSHPCVLLAELGRGHNLTVYKPNVGKQKKPENLENIQKKYRKVTPEEAKESWENQFTFSFRKCSHANWTGRCKKVEEGQECVQGKRLRQYHVLCGALLCVWKRVADVVADVTSSSILQIVRLKTKEHKQVGIKIPENCVAQVRDELDRMDKEVERKHTEKKLQAQEQLLAEQRRRMLEERHRDTLYSHPPQLSSMTTIFNDPLFASFSSLNSTEGILDLTVGGSSRLSPHSTDFSIEAFSQVEQQQHQQQQGNAKNLFNPTQYDTYRWM
- the si:ch73-63e15.2 gene encoding protein strawberry notch homolog 2 isoform X3; protein product: MSLMQFWTKFYADLGRPLPKDLVCIDELSNNSLFSSSDSLSEYVDDSLATVPTIWDVNTPAENQELCSSRFQGLCRLEDITAIISTPSQGSIQSLQPQPEEEEEIEEEETEELGHVDTYADYKPSKSTIGNSHPDRVVETSTLSSVPPPDISYTLSIPEAIIDSSMLSALQLEAILYACQQHEVILQNKQRAGFLLGDGAGVGKGRTVAGIILENYIKGRRKALWFSVSNDLKYDSERDLQDIGAPNILVHALNKIKYGDTATSEGVLFATYSALIGESQAGGQLRTRLKQILDWCGPEFDGVIVFDECHKAKNATSTKMGKAVLQLQNKLPLARVVYASATGASEPKNMIYMSRLGIWGEGTQFRTFDDFLHAIEKRGVGAMEIVAMDMKVSGMYIARQLSFSGVSFRIEEISLDDDFILVYNKAAKLWAEALTVFTKAADLLGMVSRKSLWGQFWSSHQRFFKYLCIASKVRCLVELAKKELEAGKCVVIGLQSTGEARTREVLDENEGHLDKFVSAAEGVFQSLVQKHFPSEKQRREKGTVSKRKRKPKGRQAKCPKQGMDAKSLINISDDSSTESDGVDSDSNSSPDSLQDNNDDVIFITQSNCYAARLEEMKQSLLNKIAELGKELPLNTLDELIDKFGGPEKVSEMTGRKGRVVRRPDGNVHYESRAEHGHTIDQINIKEKDRFMNGGKLVAIISEAASSGISLQADRRVQNQRRRVHMTLELPWSADRAIQQFGRTHRSNQVTPPEYIFLISELAGERRFASIVAKRLESLGALTHGDRRATESRDLSKYNFENKYGSRALEKITKAILGHLESKVPPPKGYPGGDAVFFRDMKQGMMDVGIFCKETRFISPEKDCTITKFLNRILGLEVLKQNSLFQYFSDNFDYLIEKDKKEGKYDMGILDLAPGNDEISNETQEKFRTPGNPQEGQVILHKISVDRGMPWEEALKKSHTFSNPDEGFYMSHKLRGSHPCVLLAELGRGHNLTVYKPNVGKQKKPENLENIQKKYRKVTPEEAKESWENQFTFSFRKCSHANWTGRCKKVEEGQECVQGKRLRQYHVLCGALLCVWKRVADVVADVTSSSILQIVRLKTKEHKQVGIKIPENCVAQVRDELDRMDKEVERKHTEKKLQAQEQLLAEQRRRMLEERHRDTLYSHPPQLSSMTTIFNDPLFASFSSLNSTEGILDLTVGGSSRLSPHSTDFSIEAFSQVEQQQHQQQQGQSALRDSVQQLFNYVTHHEPSHHSALPSSSPDSLHTAIPAAASLFSTSAIHPSSSSSSLFSPSLTPSSSSSSLSLFSSLSPSDQHPFANCNDDTVINAKEVLSNMLRSSDSRTSVIHFRVPESEHMS